Proteins encoded in a region of the Agromyces protaetiae genome:
- a CDS encoding alpha/beta fold hydrolase, with protein MSDPDDEFSFLAEQAAEAGVDGPLPRGERLNLSLADGRSLSALRYGHPDDAPDGPVVTFLHGAGLNAHTWDATIVALGLPALAIDLPGHGDSSWRDDAAYVGRVLAPDIAAGLEAWTARPQLLVGHSLGGLTAAAVSASRPDLVDELVVIDITPGIDLNGGAAQLRQFFAGPTDWASRDELVERALAFGLGGTRRATERGVFFNSRVRTDGRVEWKHHFAHLAAAAANASPTDASAAVSAGDSTEPGEPDALAAILGEAGWEDLAAVAAPVTLLRGERGYLTDSDVAEFRDRLPEARVETFPTGHNVQEEQPVLLGERLRAFVPVS; from the coding sequence ATGAGCGATCCGGACGATGAGTTCTCATTCCTGGCCGAGCAGGCCGCCGAAGCCGGGGTCGACGGGCCGCTGCCGCGAGGCGAGCGCCTGAACCTGTCACTGGCCGATGGCCGCTCCCTGAGCGCATTGCGCTACGGCCATCCAGACGACGCCCCGGACGGCCCGGTGGTGACCTTCCTGCACGGCGCCGGACTCAATGCGCACACCTGGGATGCGACGATCGTCGCGCTGGGCCTGCCCGCGCTCGCGATCGACCTGCCCGGTCATGGCGACTCGTCGTGGCGCGACGACGCCGCCTATGTCGGTCGCGTGCTCGCGCCCGACATCGCGGCCGGACTCGAGGCGTGGACCGCTCGCCCCCAGCTGCTCGTCGGGCACTCGCTCGGCGGCCTCACCGCGGCCGCCGTCTCGGCGTCCCGCCCCGACCTCGTCGACGAGCTGGTGGTCATCGACATCACGCCGGGCATCGATCTGAACGGCGGGGCCGCGCAGCTGCGCCAGTTCTTCGCCGGCCCGACGGACTGGGCGAGCCGCGACGAGCTCGTCGAGCGGGCGCTCGCGTTCGGGCTCGGTGGCACGCGCCGGGCGACGGAACGCGGGGTGTTCTTCAACTCGAGGGTCCGCACCGATGGCCGCGTCGAGTGGAAGCACCACTTCGCGCATCTTGCGGCGGCGGCCGCGAACGCCTCGCCGACGGATGCCTCGGCAGCGGTCTCGGCGGGTGACTCGACCGAACCGGGGGAGCCCGACGCACTGGCGGCGATCCTCGGCGAGGCCGGCTGGGAGGACCTCGCGGCCGTCGCCGCGCCGGTGACCCTCCTCCGCGGCGAACGCGGATACCTGACCGACTCGGACGTCGCGGAGTTCCGCGATCGGTTGCCGGAGGCGCGGGTCGAGACCTTCCCGACGGGGCACAACGTCCAGGAGGAGCAGCCGGTGCTCTTGGGTGAGCGCTTGCGGGCATTCGTCCCCGTGTCCTGA
- a CDS encoding SGNH/GDSL hydrolase family protein, which produces MLKKRLLGAAAVAVAALLATSSALPAAADEAPAGIQTYKVVALGDSYTAGNGAGAYYGPGDARRSHNNYASKYVDWLNHQPNMHVRYDSYAWSGNETKDVLSTQINQVPTDTNLVMLTIGGNDVNFQNIVRYCFVVGSRASSDCRDYVNAANRAIPTVKSQTLKIFKALSDRLGPQAEIILVGYPHLSPDTDYSLCDYTFLCWGSYSYDAAKGVRDLGNAANAMQASAVSEWNQQNGVAKAYHAGNVSQRFQGHEPEPHAGWNNLNTWVNEFWQTEGIQNPLYSDTVWSTSWDKMNWYHPNITGHDQVAYVVKRDIGMTPGATAVQSHNYQVRGGNVAFRAAVADDTDDELVATLDVDDAEAPSAWLHGPYVQKVGTSITFDARGSVPGAGSDAITGYEWDLDGDLEFEVQTAEAIYTHEFTDLFTGDVSVRVTQAGGLEDVASTRVAITEDGDDIPVELDNCPDIANPAQSDEDGDGVGDDCDPTHGHPTEDQPGVGALDRLGEIQRAGEDTLDPTVVPENSDGTQVTLGSATVQAGSAITFSATGFVAGDEAELRLFSGTDSVHVSEGVVAEDGTFTGSVTVPAATAAGEYRVYVVAPATVASAPVTVTAAAVVPGPGGGSQPDPAGSGDAPSSTAGKKLANTGTDVPLWGAATGLLLLLAGGLFLAARTRARAQG; this is translated from the coding sequence ATGCTCAAGAAACGACTATTGGGTGCTGCGGCCGTCGCGGTCGCCGCCCTGCTCGCCACCTCGTCTGCGCTTCCCGCCGCCGCGGACGAGGCACCCGCCGGAATCCAGACGTACAAGGTCGTCGCGCTCGGCGACTCCTACACCGCCGGCAACGGCGCCGGTGCCTACTACGGACCGGGCGACGCCCGCCGCAGCCACAACAACTACGCGTCGAAGTACGTCGACTGGCTGAACCACCAGCCCAACATGCACGTCCGGTACGACTCGTACGCGTGGAGCGGCAACGAGACGAAGGACGTCCTGTCCACCCAGATCAACCAGGTGCCGACCGACACCAACCTCGTCATGCTGACCATCGGCGGCAACGACGTCAACTTCCAGAACATCGTGCGCTACTGCTTCGTCGTCGGCTCGCGCGCGTCCTCGGACTGCCGCGACTACGTGAACGCCGCGAACCGTGCGATCCCGACCGTCAAGTCGCAGACGCTGAAGATCTTCAAGGCGCTGTCGGACCGGCTCGGACCGCAGGCCGAGATCATCCTCGTCGGCTACCCGCACCTGAGCCCCGACACCGACTACTCGCTGTGCGACTACACGTTCCTCTGCTGGGGCAGCTACTCGTACGACGCCGCGAAGGGCGTCCGCGACCTCGGCAACGCCGCCAACGCCATGCAGGCATCGGCGGTCTCCGAGTGGAACCAGCAGAACGGCGTGGCGAAGGCCTACCACGCGGGCAACGTGTCGCAGCGGTTCCAGGGGCACGAGCCCGAGCCGCACGCCGGCTGGAACAACCTGAACACGTGGGTCAACGAGTTCTGGCAGACCGAGGGCATCCAGAACCCGCTGTACTCCGACACGGTGTGGTCGACCAGCTGGGACAAGATGAACTGGTACCACCCGAACATCACCGGTCACGACCAGGTCGCCTACGTGGTGAAGCGCGATATCGGCATGACGCCGGGTGCGACCGCCGTGCAGAGCCACAACTACCAGGTTCGCGGAGGGAACGTCGCGTTCCGCGCCGCCGTCGCCGATGACACCGACGACGAGCTCGTCGCGACGCTCGATGTCGACGACGCCGAAGCGCCGTCGGCATGGCTGCACGGACCGTACGTGCAGAAGGTCGGCACGTCGATCACGTTCGACGCGCGCGGCTCGGTGCCGGGTGCCGGCTCCGACGCCATCACCGGCTACGAGTGGGATCTCGACGGCGACCTCGAGTTCGAGGTGCAGACCGCCGAGGCGATCTACACGCACGAGTTCACCGACCTCTTCACGGGCGACGTGTCGGTGCGGGTCACCCAGGCGGGCGGACTCGAAGACGTCGCGTCGACCCGCGTGGCCATCACCGAGGACGGCGACGACATCCCGGTCGAGCTCGACAACTGCCCGGACATCGCGAACCCCGCCCAGAGCGACGAGGACGGCGACGGCGTCGGCGACGACTGCGACCCGACCCACGGCCACCCCACCGAGGACCAGCCGGGCGTGGGCGCCCTCGACCGCCTCGGTGAGATCCAGCGTGCGGGCGAGGACACCCTCGACCCGACCGTCGTTCCCGAGAACAGCGACGGCACCCAGGTCACGCTCGGCTCCGCCACGGTGCAGGCGGGCTCCGCCATCACCTTCAGCGCGACCGGGTTCGTCGCGGGCGATGAGGCCGAGCTGCGGCTGTTCAGCGGCACCGACTCGGTGCACGTCAGCGAGGGCGTCGTGGCCGAGGACGGCACGTTCACCGGCAGCGTCACGGTTCCGGCCGCGACCGCGGCCGGCGAGTACCGCGTCTACGTCGTCGCACCCGCGACGGTCGCGTCGGCACCGGTCACCGTGACCGCCGCGGCGGTCGTCCCGGGCCCGGGCGGCGGCAGCCAGCCGGACCCCGCCGGATCGGGCGATGCGCCGAGCAGCACCGCAGGCAAGAAGCTCGCGAACACCGGCACCGACGTGCCGCTGTGGGGCGCGGCGACAGGCCTGCTGCTCCTGCTCGCGGGCGGTCTGTTCCTCGCCGCCCGCACGCGGGCGCGCGCGCAGGGCTAG
- a CDS encoding GNAT family N-acetyltransferase translates to MARIAVRADPPALTLPYDATPLDTAPITTERLVLRPLREDDAEDVWRYQQLPEVLRYIPWPAWSKHEGLAHTRKRAAWRRLEADGDAVIFAMQLPDDSTEPGRVIGDVMLRVDRAEHAGLEIGWVVHPAFHGLGLAREAASAVLSFAFAELGAHRVQATLDARNEASARLCERLGMRLEATFIQDWWMRGEWTDTAIYATRTPPAAD, encoded by the coding sequence ATGGCTCGGATCGCCGTGCGGGCTGATCCGCCCGCCCTCACGCTCCCCTACGACGCCACCCCGCTGGACACGGCGCCGATCACGACCGAGCGGCTCGTGCTCCGCCCGCTGCGCGAGGACGACGCCGAAGACGTGTGGCGGTACCAGCAGCTTCCCGAGGTGCTGCGGTACATCCCGTGGCCGGCGTGGTCGAAGCACGAGGGCCTGGCGCACACGCGCAAGCGCGCCGCCTGGCGCCGGCTCGAAGCCGACGGCGACGCGGTCATCTTCGCCATGCAACTGCCGGACGACTCGACCGAGCCGGGCCGGGTGATCGGCGACGTGATGCTGCGGGTCGATCGCGCCGAGCACGCGGGGCTCGAGATCGGCTGGGTCGTGCACCCCGCGTTCCACGGCCTGGGCCTCGCGCGCGAGGCGGCGAGCGCGGTGCTGTCGTTCGCGTTCGCCGAGCTCGGCGCGCACCGCGTCCAGGCCACGCTCGACGCCCGCAACGAGGCATCCGCCCGCCTCTGCGAGCGCCTTGGCATGCGACTCGAGGCGACCTTCATCCAGGACTGGTGGATGCGCGGCGAATGGACCGACACCGCGATCTACGCGACCCGCACCCCTCCCGCCGCCGACTGA
- a CDS encoding glutamyl-tRNA reductase: MLICLTASHKNAGFDMLERLSTTAGGAGPRILAGHDAVHGAVVVSTCNRFEAYLDLATPDGESPVDAVHGAIRSVGEVAGLEPDELRSTFDFAHGNAVAAHLFAVASGLESVVVGEGEIAGQVRRSLEHARSEGTTSPELERLFQRASQTSRSVKNHTGIGSEGRSLVRLALDLAESRITDWSGTRVLLVGTGRYAGASLAALRDRGASDIAVYSPSGRGSKFAASHDVPSIDRADYARSAAEADVIITCTLAEHFVVDRAVLASGREQLAVETAPVRTLGGAVVPEPEAERRQLVIDLGLPRNVAPDIAEITGVELLDLETIKIHAPLEEFAATDAARDLIRAAARDFGDAGEELDLAPTVVALRKHVYDVLDAEIARARGRGDDGVTEAALRHMAGVLLHTPMVRSRHAARAGEQRAFIDAVETLFGVTAEAPAVRDASAEPRAATAMPEADGSDRRAG; encoded by the coding sequence GTGCTCATTTGCCTCACTGCGAGCCACAAGAACGCCGGCTTCGACATGCTCGAGCGTCTTTCGACGACCGCGGGCGGAGCGGGCCCCCGCATCCTCGCCGGTCACGACGCCGTGCACGGCGCCGTCGTGGTCTCGACGTGCAACCGCTTCGAGGCCTACCTCGACCTCGCGACGCCCGACGGGGAATCTCCGGTCGATGCCGTGCACGGCGCGATCCGCTCGGTCGGCGAGGTCGCCGGCCTCGAACCCGACGAGCTGCGCAGCACGTTCGACTTCGCGCACGGCAATGCCGTCGCCGCACATCTGTTCGCGGTCGCCTCAGGCCTCGAGTCCGTGGTCGTAGGCGAGGGCGAGATCGCGGGTCAGGTGCGCCGGTCGCTCGAGCACGCCCGCAGCGAGGGCACCACGTCGCCCGAGCTCGAGCGCCTCTTCCAGCGCGCGTCGCAGACCTCGCGGTCGGTGAAGAACCACACCGGCATCGGCAGCGAGGGCCGTTCACTCGTGCGCCTCGCGCTCGACCTCGCGGAGAGCCGCATCACCGACTGGTCCGGCACGCGGGTGCTGCTCGTCGGCACCGGCCGCTACGCCGGCGCGTCGCTCGCCGCGCTCCGCGATCGCGGCGCGAGCGACATCGCGGTCTACTCGCCGTCGGGTCGGGGATCGAAGTTCGCCGCCTCACACGACGTGCCCTCGATCGACCGGGCCGACTACGCACGGTCCGCAGCCGAGGCCGACGTCATCATCACGTGCACCCTCGCCGAGCACTTCGTCGTCGACCGTGCGGTACTCGCGTCCGGACGCGAGCAGCTCGCGGTCGAGACCGCACCCGTGCGCACGCTCGGCGGCGCGGTCGTGCCCGAGCCCGAGGCGGAGCGCCGCCAGCTCGTCATCGATCTCGGACTGCCGCGCAACGTCGCCCCCGACATCGCCGAGATCACCGGCGTCGAGCTGCTCGATCTCGAGACCATCAAGATCCACGCTCCCCTCGAGGAGTTCGCCGCGACCGACGCCGCCCGCGATCTCATCCGCGCCGCCGCGCGCGACTTCGGCGACGCCGGGGAAGAGCTCGACCTCGCGCCCACCGTGGTCGCGCTGCGGAAGCACGTGTACGACGTGCTCGATGCCGAGATCGCGCGCGCTCGCGGCCGCGGCGACGACGGCGTCACCGAGGCCGCCCTCCGCCACATGGCCGGCGTGCTGCTGCACACGCCGATGGTCCGTTCACGCCACGCGGCACGCGCCGGTGAGCAGCGTGCCTTCATCGACGCCGTCGAGACGCTCTTCGGCGTCACGGCCGAGGCGCCGGCTGTGAGGGATGCCTCGGCGGAACCGCGCGCGGCGACGGCGATGCCTGAGGCGGATGGCTCGGATCGCCGTGCGGGCTGA
- the hemE gene encoding uroporphyrinogen decarboxylase: MILPPQHPLAAGRTSDSRLVRAYRGERSDTTPVWFMRQAGRSLPEYRELRVGTRMLDACLDPAMAAEITLQPVRRHGVDAGIFFSDIVVPLKLVGVDVEIQPGRGPVFGKAYADASAVAELTAIDPADLDEAAAPIAEAVRRTVAELNAIDNGSGTATPLIGFAGAPFTLAAYLTEGGPSKDHLAARTLMHADPGAWRALMHWTAELTGRFLRTQVLAGASAAQLFDSWAGALSLADYEQLVAPASARALSFVHDLAYSTDTGATDAGATDAATDVSNGTGAATRSVPVVHFGVGTGELLGAMRGVGADAVGVDYRVPLDVAAERVGAGVPLQGNLDPALLAAPWPVLDRAVRDVLARGAVAPGHVFNLGHGVPPATDPTALTRIVELVHEAAA, translated from the coding sequence GTGATCCTTCCCCCGCAGCACCCGCTCGCCGCCGGCCGCACCAGCGACTCCCGACTCGTGCGGGCCTACCGCGGCGAGCGCAGCGACACGACGCCCGTCTGGTTCATGCGGCAGGCCGGCCGGTCGCTCCCCGAGTACCGCGAGCTCCGCGTGGGCACCCGCATGCTCGACGCGTGCCTCGACCCGGCGATGGCGGCCGAGATCACCCTGCAGCCGGTGCGCCGCCACGGCGTCGACGCGGGCATCTTCTTCAGCGACATCGTGGTGCCGCTGAAGCTCGTCGGCGTCGACGTCGAGATCCAGCCGGGCCGCGGCCCCGTCTTCGGCAAGGCCTATGCGGATGCCTCGGCCGTCGCCGAGCTCACCGCGATCGATCCCGCAGACCTCGACGAGGCGGCCGCGCCGATCGCCGAGGCCGTGCGGCGCACGGTCGCCGAACTGAACGCGATCGACAACGGTTCGGGCACCGCCACGCCGCTCATCGGGTTCGCGGGCGCGCCGTTCACGCTCGCCGCCTACCTCACGGAGGGCGGGCCGTCCAAGGACCACCTCGCCGCCCGGACCCTCATGCACGCCGACCCGGGCGCCTGGCGGGCGCTGATGCACTGGACGGCCGAGCTCACCGGTCGGTTCCTGCGCACGCAGGTGCTCGCCGGCGCATCGGCCGCGCAGCTCTTCGACTCCTGGGCCGGCGCACTCTCGCTCGCCGACTATGAGCAGCTGGTCGCGCCGGCGTCGGCCAGGGCACTGTCGTTCGTGCACGACCTCGCGTACTCGACGGATACCGGGGCGACGGACGCCGGGGCGACGGACGCCGCGACGGATGTCTCGAACGGCACCGGAGCGGCGACCCGGTCGGTGCCCGTGGTGCACTTCGGAGTCGGCACCGGCGAGCTGCTCGGCGCCATGCGCGGGGTGGGCGCCGATGCGGTCGGCGTCGACTACCGCGTACCGCTCGATGTCGCCGCCGAGCGCGTCGGTGCCGGGGTTCCGCTGCAGGGCAACCTCGATCCGGCACTGCTCGCGGCCCCCTGGCCGGTGCTCGATCGGGCCGTGCGCGACGTGCTCGCGCGCGGAGCGGTCGCACCCGGCCACGTCTTCAACCTCGGCCACGGCGTGCCGCCCGCGACCGACCCGACCGCGCTCACGCGCATCGTCGAGCTCGTGCACGAGGCGGCCGCGTGA
- a CDS encoding protoporphyrinogen/coproporphyrinogen oxidase — MNEVRSEVVVIGGGVAGLVAALECGRLGLSVTVLERAANPGGCVGRIELAGLTLDSGAESFATRGGSVAELIGQLGLESEIVTPNPAGAWLAMPGQNGAVAAAPLPKTGMLGIPANPLGDDVRRIIGWGGASRAYLDRLMPILRIGRARSLGALVRKRMGRKVLDRLVTPISSGVYSANPDDLDLDVVAPGLNEAMTRAGSLSGGVGELVETRRAGSAVLGLRGGMHRLVDALLAELARFDVTVITSAEVVALARDGEAAEHPRWRATARVGTGEPGVGGPGVGEPGTGEPGAADLTVEAAYAIVATPAHAARPLLATTVDGWAEVSEAPGATSVELVTLVLDAPALAAAPRGTGVLVAADTPGVAAKALTHSSAKWAWVAEAAAPHQVVRLSYGRAGSPNPLDGRSDAEVAELAIADASALTGVPLDGSMLVDSGRTPWRDALSHAALGQLDRVRAAEEAVAAVPGLEVTGSWLSGTGLASVVPHAMEAASRIRHLAVRDRAAAEGDPDA, encoded by the coding sequence GTGAACGAGGTGCGGTCGGAGGTCGTCGTCATCGGTGGCGGAGTGGCGGGGCTGGTGGCTGCCCTCGAGTGCGGGCGGCTGGGCCTGTCGGTCACCGTGCTCGAACGTGCCGCGAACCCGGGCGGCTGCGTCGGCCGGATCGAGCTCGCGGGGCTCACGCTCGACTCGGGCGCCGAGTCGTTCGCCACGCGCGGCGGCAGCGTCGCCGAGCTGATCGGGCAGCTGGGCCTCGAGTCGGAGATCGTGACGCCGAATCCGGCCGGCGCGTGGCTCGCCATGCCGGGACAGAACGGCGCCGTCGCGGCCGCGCCGCTGCCGAAGACCGGCATGCTCGGCATCCCCGCGAATCCGCTCGGCGACGACGTGCGTCGCATCATCGGCTGGGGCGGCGCGAGCCGCGCCTACCTCGATCGGCTGATGCCGATCCTGCGCATCGGCCGGGCGAGGAGCCTCGGGGCGCTCGTGCGCAAGCGGATGGGCCGGAAGGTCCTCGACCGGCTCGTGACGCCGATCAGCTCGGGCGTGTACTCGGCGAACCCCGACGACCTCGACCTCGACGTCGTCGCCCCGGGGCTCAACGAGGCGATGACGCGGGCAGGCTCGCTGTCGGGCGGGGTCGGCGAGCTGGTGGAGACGCGCCGTGCCGGGAGCGCAGTCCTCGGGCTGCGGGGCGGCATGCACCGCCTCGTCGACGCCCTGCTCGCCGAGCTCGCCCGATTCGACGTGACGGTGATCACGTCGGCCGAGGTCGTCGCGCTCGCCCGCGACGGTGAGGCCGCGGAGCATCCGCGCTGGCGAGCGACGGCCCGTGTCGGCACCGGTGAACCGGGCGTCGGTGGACCGGGCGTCGGTGAACCGGGCACCGGTGAACCCGGCGCAGCTGACCTGACCGTCGAGGCCGCCTATGCGATCGTCGCGACGCCCGCACACGCCGCTCGTCCGCTGCTCGCCACCACGGTCGACGGCTGGGCCGAGGTATCCGAAGCCCCTGGCGCGACATCCGTCGAACTCGTGACCCTCGTGCTCGACGCGCCCGCCCTCGCCGCCGCGCCGCGCGGAACCGGCGTGCTCGTCGCGGCGGACACGCCGGGCGTTGCGGCGAAGGCACTCACCCACTCGAGTGCGAAGTGGGCGTGGGTGGCCGAGGCGGCCGCGCCGCACCAGGTCGTGCGGCTCTCCTACGGCCGCGCGGGCAGCCCGAACCCGCTCGACGGCCGCAGCGACGCCGAGGTCGCCGAGCTGGCGATCGCGGATGCGTCGGCACTGACCGGCGTGCCGCTCGACGGGTCGATGCTGGTGGACTCGGGCCGTACGCCGTGGCGGGATGCGCTCTCGCATGCGGCGCTCGGGCAGCTCGACCGAGTCCGGGCGGCCGAGGAGGCCGTGGCCGCGGTGCCCGGCCTCGAGGTCACCGGGTCGTGGCTCTCGGGAACGGGGTTGGCGTCGGTCGTGCCGCACGCGATGGAGGCCGCCTCGCGCATCCGTCATCTCGCCGTGCGCGACCGCGCGGCGGCCGAGGGCGACCCCGACGCATAG
- a CDS encoding YtxH domain-containing protein, with translation MKGKLLFVVGLGVGYVLGTRAGRERYEQIARAADRVWNQPAVQQGVDTVKDFAASKLGDVSETVLDGVKQLIGNQTSKNRAAKPAPARAGATASTTSKSNGTASTTAKSTAAKSNGSNGAKANGAKANGSKATGSKANGSSSSSGTSAASDS, from the coding sequence ATGAAGGGCAAGCTTCTCTTCGTCGTCGGGCTCGGCGTCGGCTACGTACTCGGCACCCGCGCCGGTCGCGAACGCTATGAGCAGATCGCGCGAGCGGCCGACCGGGTCTGGAACCAGCCGGCGGTCCAGCAGGGTGTCGACACGGTGAAGGACTTCGCCGCCTCGAAGCTCGGCGACGTATCGGAGACCGTGCTCGACGGTGTCAAGCAGCTCATCGGCAACCAGACCTCGAAGAACCGGGCCGCGAAGCCGGCTCCGGCACGAGCCGGCGCGACGGCGTCGACGACGTCGAAGTCCAACGGAACGGCGTCGACGACTGCGAAGTCGACGGCTGCGAAGTCGAACGGCTCGAACGGTGCGAAGGCCAACGGGGCGAAGGCCAACGGCTCCAAGGCCACCGGGTCCAAGGCCAACGGCTCGTCGTCGAGCTCGGGCACGTCCGCCGCATCCGACTCCTGA